The following coding sequences lie in one Miscanthus floridulus cultivar M001 chromosome 9, ASM1932011v1, whole genome shotgun sequence genomic window:
- the LOC136482170 gene encoding trans-splicing factor Raa3, chloroplastic-like, protein MTVPPSPPAEDESAGDHPGVAECLRLLEAVPAAAASSPAFRRHWPSISASLAALSASLASPAFPPAAPLLAPLAAALRALLSVSVSAAGDAHAPRLGHLHTVSLLSSTAAELAQLAADARLLASAPAPAPSSSAGSAAEDALVSRLRLGSAASRAAALEELASTAPALPATSAAAAVSAVAALLDSASAGCVGDLRDRAVAALAALASTDAARPALALEAGAVVPHLCRTLEAGSGSTAEHACAALLPLTASSRDASAAVAARGGVAALLSACAGGTPAAQAAAAGVLRNLAAYPDLLPAFRDEGGAVPLLLLQLVSLGTPRAQEQALGCLQRLTAGDGDEAQRLKVEVFQAGALACVRDFLDGRGDGDEPPGLAPALGLLRNMASFRYIAEIAAASGSGVFVAHVAAALGSDRSITRTEAALALAELCGNAGGGSIGKAARRQQQQHYDAVVADAAVPRLVWMLEAKAAGERDGAARALAAVLAASSACRKAFRKDERGVVNAVQLLGDPSGSGSRGGVGVEERRFPVWVLLAVEQSRRCRKQMVAAGACGFLQGLVGAEVEGAKRLAECLGKGKMLGVFPRT, encoded by the coding sequence ATGACcgtgccgccgtcgccgccggcggAGGACGAGTCGGCGGGGGACCACCCGGGCGTCGCGGAGTGCCTGCGCCTGCTGGAGGCGGTGCCCGCCGCGGCGGCCTCCTCCCCGGCGTTCCGCCGCCACTGGCCGTCCATCTCCGCCTCGCTCGCCGCGCTGTCGGCGTCCCTCGCCAGCCCGGCCTTCCCGCCCGCCGCGCCGCTGCTGGCACCGCTCGCCGCCGCGCTCCGCGCCCTGCTGTCCGTGTCCGTGTCCGCCGCGGGGGACGCGCACGCGCCCAGGCTCGGCCACCTCCACACCGTCTCGCTgctctcctccaccgccgccgagctCGCCCAGCTCGCCGCCGACGCGCGCCTCCTCGCctccgcgcccgcgccggccccctcctcctccgccggtTCCGCCGCGGAAGACGCGCTCGTCTCCAGGCTCCGCCTGGGGTCCGCGgcctcccgcgccgccgcgctGGAGGAGCTGGCGAGCACGGCCCCCGCGCTGCCGGCGACCTCCGCGGCCGCGGCCGTCTCCGcggtggcggcgctgctcgactccGCCTCCGCGGGCTGCGTCGGTGATCTCCGCGATCGTGCCGTGGCCGCGCTGGCCGCCCTCGCGTCCACGGACGCCGCGCGCCCGGCCCTCGCGCTGGAGGCCGGCGCCGTGGTGCCGCACCTGTGCCGCACGCTGGAGGCCGGGTCCGGCTCCACCGCGGAGCACGCGTGCGCGGCGCTGCTCCCGCTGACAGCGTCGTCGCGGGACGCgtccgccgccgtggccgcgcgCGGCGGGGTGGCGGCGCTCCTGTCCGCCTGCGCCGGCGGCACCCCGGCGGCGCAGGCCGCCGCTGCCGGAGTGCTCCGCAACCTCGCGGCGTACCCGGACCTCCTGCCCGCGTTCCGCGACGAGGGCGGCGCGGTGCCGCTGCTGCTCCTGCAGCTGGTCTCCCTGGGCACGCCGCGCGCGCAGGAGCAGGCGCTCGGGTGCCTCCAGCGCCTCACCGCGGGGGACGGCGACGAGGCGCAGCGGCTTAAAGTCGAGGTCTTCCAGGCGGGCGCGCTGGCCTGCGTCAGGGACTTCCTCGACGGCAGGGGCGATGGCGACGAGCCGCCGGGGCTGGCGCCCGCGCTGGGCCTCCTCCGCAACATGGCGTCCTTCCGGTACATCGCCGAGATCGCCGCCGCGTCGGGCTCCGGCGTCTTCGTGGCGCACGTGGCCGCCGCGCTGGGCAGCGACCGGTCCATCACCCGCACGGAGGCCGCGCTGGCGCTCGCGGAGCTCTGCGGCAACGCAGGAGGTGGCAGCATAGGCAAGGCcgcgcggcggcagcagcagcagcactacGACGCCGTCGTCGCGGACGCCGCCGTCCCGCGGCTGGTGTGGATGCTGGAGGCGAAGGCCGCGGGCGAGCGCGACGGCGCGGCGCGCGCGCTGGCGGCGGTCCTGGCCGCGTCGAGCGCGTGCCGCAAGGCGTTCCGGAAGGACGAGCGCGGCGTGGTGAACGCGGTCCAGCTGCTGGGGGACCCGTCTGGTTCTGGTTCACGCGGCGGCGTGGGCGTGGAGGAGAGGCGGTTCCCCGTGTGGGTgctgctggcggtggagcagtCCCGGCGGTGCCGGAAGCAGATGGTGGCCGCGGGAGCGTGCGGGTTCCTGCAGGGCCTGGTGGGCGCCGAGGTGGAGGGCGCCAAGCGCCTCGCCGAGTGCCTCGGCAAGGGGAAGATGCTGGGCGTGTTCCCGCGGACGTGA